A single window of Vigna unguiculata cultivar IT97K-499-35 chromosome 1, ASM411807v1, whole genome shotgun sequence DNA harbors:
- the LOC114162532 gene encoding acyltransferase-like protein At3g26840, chloroplastic isoform X2 — translation MVDRHGGSRLWNALRSWTILLFCSFCQGSMGWDLDLFHIIRSWEDIVKIVERTVKSEYQRSPNRPIYLVGESLGACVALAVAALNPNIDLVLILANPATSFSRSNLQLLTPLLEALPDPLSPGLPNILRSMAGESLRRVLDNVVQGLPLQNTTGELVKDLTTFSLSLPVLADILPKETLEWKLQMLKSASAYAQSRLYAIKAQTLILCSGNDQLLPSQQEGERLLNLLPKSKCALRKFDDSGHFLFLEGSVDLVTIIKGTSYYRRGKYHDYASDFIPPTPDEARKIIESNSLFNLVASAVMLSTLEDGTIVKGLAGIPSEGPVLFVGYHMLLGLEKIPLVSRIFLERNILIRGIAHPMMFMRSKTGKMPEISSYDNFRIMGAVPVAPANFFKLFSSKAHMLLYPGGMREALHRKGEEYKLFWPEQSEFVRMAARFGAKIVPFGAVGEDDLGQVVFDYDDLVKIPYFRTEIESLTSEVTQLRGDAAGEVANQPVHMPLILPKVPGRFYYYFGKPLETKGRKQELRDKEKSHEFYLQVKSEVERCIDYLKVKRENDPYRSIGARLLYQVTHGFESEVPTFEI, via the exons GGATCGATGGGGTGGGACTTGGACTTATTTCACATCATCAGAAGCTGGGAAG ACATTGTGAAAATAGTTGAGAGAACAGTTAAGTCTGAATATCAACGGTCACCAAACAGACCCATATATCTTGTTGGAGAATCTTTAGGAGCATGCGTTGCGCTGGCTGTTGCAGCTCTTAATCCTAATATTGATCTTGTACTAATTTTGGCAAACCCAG CTACTTCGTTCAGCAGGTCAAACTTGCAACTTCTAACACCATTATTGGAAGCTTTGCCTGATCCACTCTCCCCTGGCCTGCCTAACATTCTCAGATCGATGGCAG GTGAATCTCTGAGGAGGGTGTTGGATAATGTGGTCCAAGGGCTTCCTCTACAAAATACGACTGGAGAGCTTGTGAAGGATTTAACTACTTTCTCATTATCTTTGCCT GTTCTTGCCGACATATTACCAAAAGAAACACTTGAATGGAAACTACAGATGCTTAAGTCAGCTTCTGCTTACGCCCAATCACGCCTTTATGCTATCAAAGCTCAGACTTTGATTCTTTGCAG TGGAAATGATCAGTTACTACCTAGTCAGCAGGAAGGGGAAAGATTACTCAATTTACTGCCTAAATCTAAATGCGCGCTTCGTAAATTTGATGACAGTGGCCATTTCCTATTCCTG GAAGGTAGCGTTGACTTGGTAACGATAATCAAGGGCACTTCATATTACCGCCGTGGCAAGTATCATGACTATGCATCAGATTTTATACCGCCAACACCTGATGAAGCCAGAAAAATTATAGAATCGAACAG TTTGTTTAACCTTGTCGCAAGTGCTGTAATGCTCTCAACCTTGGAGGACGGGACGATTGTAAAAGGCCTTGCTGGAATTCCCTCAGAGGGGCCTGTTTTGTTTGTTGGGTACCACATGCTCCTGGGATTAGAAAAAATTCCCCTGGTTTCTCGAATATTTTTGGAAAGAAATATACTTATACGTGGGATAGCTCATCCCATGATGTTTATGAGATCTAAAACTGGAAAAATGCCAGAGATATCTTCTTATGACAACTTCAGAATTATGGGTGCTGTCCCCGTAGCACCAGCTAACTTCTTCAAGCTTTTTTCTTCTAAAGCCCATATGTTATTATATCCTGGAGGGATGCGCGAGGCTCTTCATAGGAAG GGTGAAGAATACAAGTTATTCTGGCCTGAACAATCTGAGTTTGTCAGGATGGCGGCAAGATTTGGAGCCAAAATTGTACCTTTTGGAGCTGTTGGAGAAGATGACCTTGGCCAA GTAGTATTTGATTATGATGACTTGGTGAAGATTCCGTACTTTAGGACTGAAATAGAAAGTCTCACAAGTGAGGTCACGCAATTGAG GGGTGATGCTGCTGGTGAGGTGGCAAATCAGCCAGTGCATATGCCTTTGATTTTGCCTAAAGTTCCTGGGCGGTTCTACTATTATTTTGGAAAACCATTGGAAACAAAAG GAAGGAAACAAGAACTCAGAGATAAGGAGAAATCTCATGAGTTTTATTTACAAGTGAAATCCGAGGTAGAGAGATGTATTGATTATTTAAAGGTGAAAAGAGAAAACGACCCCTATAGAAGTATAGGAGCTCGGCTGTTATACCAAGTGACTCATGGTTTTGAATCTGAAGTTCCaacatttgaaatttga